From Glycine max cultivar Williams 82 chromosome 11, Glycine_max_v4.0, whole genome shotgun sequence, the proteins below share one genomic window:
- the LOC113000927 gene encoding uncharacterized protein: MAAAFMADIVEFQIQPASRDLLLWGLDTVGPYSTKAAYSFLKDDDNQVTEDSDFKSIWNLKIPPRASAFSWRLFKNRIPTKVNLRRRHVELPSYNCPLCDEEEETAGHILWGLADSTFVILNLQYIYLELEINCEKTRSLWWETMRWVNRVGSYSIDPKNHFLQFTQWNSKDSTNKRWEFLWLALSFSIWYHRNAKIFKNQPFTPEKVMDDALFHTWSWIKCVEKDFQMHFNFWSTNLKDVLS, translated from the exons ATGGCAGCAGCTTTTATGGCAGACATTGTTGAGTTTCAAATTCAACCAGCAAGCAGGGACCTTCTGCTATGGGGGCTTGATACTGTTGGACCATATTCCACAAAGGCAGCTTATAGCTTCTTGAAGGATGATGACAACCAGGTTACTGAAGATAGTGACTTCAAGTCAATCTGGAATCTCAAAATTCCACCTAGAGCAAGTGCTTTTTCTTGGAGATTATTCAAGAACCGAATCCCTACCAAGGTTAACTTAAGGAGGAGACATGTGGAGCTGCCTTCCTATAACTGCCCGCTGTGCGATGAGGAGGAGGAAACAGCTGGTCATATCCT CTGGGGTTTGGCAGATTCTACCTTTGTAATTCTTAACCTTCAGTACATCTA TTTGGAATTGGAGATCAACTGTGAAAAGACTAGGAGTCTTTGGTGGGAGACAATGAGATGGGTTAATAGAGTGGGTTCCTATTCCATAGATCCAAAGaatcattttttacaattcaccCAGTGGAATAGCAAAGATAGTACCAACAAAAGATGGGAATTTCTGTGGCTAGCCCTGTCCTTCTCCATTTGGTACCATAGAAATGCCAAGATATTCAAGAACCAGCCGTTCACTCCTGAAAAGGTCATGGATGATGCCTTGTTCCACACCTGGTCCTGGATAAAATGTGTGGAGAAGGACTTCCaaatgcactttaatttctggtCAACCAATCTAAAGGATGTTCTTTCTTAG